A window from Ardenticatena maritima encodes these proteins:
- the aceB gene encoding malate synthase A gives MVTRSNAKTTFQTPPGVEVLGEITPAVQQVLTPEALAFVAELHRRFNSRREDLLAARAERQAWLDAGNKPDFLPETREIRESEWQVAPTPPDLQDRRVEITGPVDRKMMINALNSGANVFMADFEDALSPTWENVTQGQVNLIDAVRRRIEYVDEARGKEYRLKEKIATLLVRPRGWHLVEKHVLVDGQPISASIFDFGLYFFHNAHELIKRGTGPYFYLPKLESHLEARLWNDIFTTAQKMLNVPHGTIRATVLIETILAAFEMEEILYELRDHAAGLNAGRWDYIFSVIKKFRNHKDALLPDRSQVTMTVPFMYAYTELLVRSCHKRGAHAIGGMAAFIPSRRDPEVNRVALQKVREDKLREAGQGFDGTWVAHPDLVPVAKEVFDEVLGDRPNQKDKLREDVHVTAADLTTFTVPNGKITEEGLRLNVSVALQYLNAWLNGNGAAAIFNLMEDTATAEISRAQIWQWINLGGALDDGRPVTRELYEQVRTEELEKLGGADHERYGEAADILDKLVEADEFIEFLTFVAYDYLP, from the coding sequence ATGGTCACCCGTTCAAACGCCAAAACCACATTCCAAACTCCCCCTGGTGTCGAAGTGCTTGGCGAAATCACCCCCGCTGTTCAGCAAGTGCTCACCCCCGAAGCGCTGGCATTTGTAGCGGAATTGCATCGCCGCTTCAACAGCCGCCGTGAAGACCTGTTGGCGGCGCGCGCCGAACGTCAGGCGTGGCTCGACGCCGGCAACAAACCCGATTTTTTGCCCGAAACGCGCGAAATTCGCGAAAGTGAATGGCAAGTCGCTCCCACGCCGCCCGACCTGCAAGACCGCCGTGTCGAAATCACGGGACCGGTAGACCGCAAGATGATGATCAACGCGCTCAACTCGGGCGCCAACGTCTTCATGGCGGACTTCGAGGACGCGCTTTCCCCCACATGGGAGAACGTCACGCAGGGGCAGGTCAACCTGATTGACGCGGTGCGCCGCCGCATTGAGTACGTAGACGAAGCCCGCGGCAAGGAATACCGCCTGAAAGAGAAGATTGCGACGCTGTTGGTGCGCCCGCGTGGGTGGCATCTGGTTGAAAAGCATGTGCTGGTAGATGGGCAACCCATCTCCGCTAGCATCTTCGACTTTGGGTTGTACTTCTTCCACAACGCCCACGAACTCATCAAGCGGGGCACGGGACCCTACTTCTACCTGCCCAAGTTGGAAAGCCATCTGGAAGCGCGTTTGTGGAACGACATCTTCACAACCGCCCAGAAAATGCTGAATGTGCCCCACGGCACAATTCGCGCCACGGTGCTGATTGAAACCATTCTGGCGGCGTTCGAGATGGAAGAAATCCTCTACGAATTGCGCGACCACGCCGCGGGGCTCAACGCGGGGCGCTGGGACTACATTTTCAGCGTCATCAAGAAGTTCCGCAACCACAAAGACGCACTCTTGCCCGACCGTTCACAAGTGACCATGACGGTTCCCTTCATGTACGCCTACACCGAATTGTTGGTGCGCTCGTGCCACAAACGTGGGGCGCATGCCATCGGCGGCATGGCGGCGTTCATCCCCAGCCGCCGCGACCCCGAAGTGAACCGCGTGGCGCTGCAAAAAGTGCGCGAAGACAAACTGCGTGAAGCGGGGCAAGGCTTCGATGGCACGTGGGTTGCCCACCCCGACCTGGTGCCCGTCGCCAAAGAAGTGTTCGACGAAGTGTTGGGCGACCGCCCCAACCAAAAAGACAAATTGCGCGAAGACGTGCATGTCACCGCCGCCGACCTGACAACGTTCACCGTCCCCAACGGCAAGATTACCGAAGAGGGCTTGCGGCTGAACGTTAGCGTCGCCTTGCAGTACCTGAACGCCTGGCTCAATGGGAACGGGGCGGCGGCTATCTTCAACCTGATGGAAGACACCGCCACCGCCGAAATCTCGCGCGCGCAAATCTGGCAATGGATCAACCTGGGTGGCGCGCTCGACGATGGGCGTCCCGTCACGCGCGAGCTGTACGAGCAAGTCCGCACCGAAGAGCTGGAAAAGCTGGGCGGTGCTGATCATGAACGCTACGGCGAAGCCGCCGACATTCTGGACAAGTTGGTCGAAGCCGATGAGTTCATCGAGTTCCTGACATTCGTGGCGTACGACTACCTGCCCTAA
- a CDS encoding MFS transporter yields the protein MNQQASPAKSSAIFSLPVISWALYDLANTMFSMSIVSLYFSLWVVNVMGGTDELYANANAFSMALMFLTAPILGAISDQASRRMPFLVASTLICVVFTALLGTVGLYGSLILFVVANYAFQAGLIFYDSLLPEVSTPENRGRVGGLGIGLGYMGSFIIVGLGLMIVKEQTHEELVTMFRLTALLFLLFALPCFIFVKERTRRTKGISAEVIRGAIFQVRHTIAHAQQFPGLVRFLIGRIFYTDPVNTIIVFMGVYVTNEVGFTAFEAQLLLLTAIAASVIGGFVWGAVVDRIGPKRALFMVLSLWSVTILLAAAIPVLGLPKALFWVVGMMAGVALGGTWAADRPWMLILSPPRYVGEFYGLYSMVGRFAAIIGPFTWGVIVDRLGWGRPAAVFTMFFFVVIAMFILRSVDDEPRTWPPELQVQPE from the coding sequence ATGAACCAACAGGCGTCCCCGGCAAAATCGTCGGCAATTTTCTCGTTGCCCGTGATCTCCTGGGCGTTGTATGACCTGGCGAACACCATGTTTTCGATGAGCATCGTCTCGCTCTACTTTTCGCTCTGGGTCGTCAACGTCATGGGAGGTACTGACGAACTCTACGCCAATGCCAATGCGTTTTCGATGGCGCTCATGTTCCTCACCGCGCCGATTCTGGGGGCTATCTCCGACCAGGCGAGTCGGCGCATGCCGTTTCTCGTGGCTTCGACGCTGATTTGTGTTGTGTTCACGGCGTTGCTGGGCACGGTGGGGCTGTATGGCTCGCTTATTCTCTTCGTCGTCGCCAATTACGCTTTTCAGGCGGGGTTGATTTTTTACGATTCGCTCTTGCCCGAAGTGAGCACGCCGGAAAACCGCGGACGCGTTGGCGGGCTGGGCATCGGACTGGGCTACATGGGCTCGTTCATTATCGTCGGCCTGGGGCTGATGATTGTGAAAGAGCAGACGCACGAAGAACTGGTGACGATGTTCCGCCTGACGGCGTTGCTCTTCCTGCTCTTTGCGCTTCCCTGCTTCATTTTTGTCAAGGAACGCACACGCCGCACCAAGGGCATTTCCGCCGAGGTGATTCGCGGTGCGATTTTCCAGGTGCGTCATACCATCGCCCACGCGCAGCAATTCCCCGGTTTGGTGCGTTTTCTGATTGGTCGCATTTTTTACACCGACCCCGTCAACACCATCATCGTCTTCATGGGCGTTTATGTGACGAATGAAGTCGGGTTTACCGCCTTCGAGGCGCAGTTGCTTTTGTTGACGGCGATTGCCGCTTCGGTGATTGGCGGCTTTGTGTGGGGGGCGGTGGTGGACCGCATCGGGCCCAAGCGCGCGTTGTTTATGGTGCTCAGTTTGTGGAGTGTGACGATTCTGCTGGCGGCGGCGATTCCTGTGTTGGGCTTGCCCAAAGCGCTTTTCTGGGTGGTAGGTATGATGGCTGGGGTTGCCCTGGGGGGCACATGGGCGGCGGACCGCCCCTGGATGTTGATTTTGTCGCCGCCGCGCTACGTGGGTGAGTTTTATGGCTTGTACAGCATGGTGGGACGCTTTGCGGCCATTATTGGCCCGTTTACGTGGGGTGTGATCGTTGACCGTCTGGGATGGGGACGCCCAGCGGCGGTCTTCACCATGTTCTTCTTCGTGGTCATCGCGATGTTCATCTTGCGCTCGGTGGATGATGAACCGCGTACCTGGCCGCCCGAATTGCAAGTGCAGCCAGAGTAA
- the aceA gene encoding isocitrate lyase, with product MVRPTMEQQIAELEYRWQTDPRWQGIKRNYTAEDVVRLRTSLPIEYSLARYGAERLWNMLQTEPYVHTFGAVTGAQAVQMVKAGLKSIYLSGWQTAADANLAGQTYPDQSLYPSNSVPTLVRRFNNALMRADQIHRIEGDTSIDWYVPIVADAEAGFGGPLHAFELMKAMIEAGAAGVHFEDQLAAEKKCGHLGGKVLVPTSQFIRVLTAARLAADVLDVPTVLIARTDALSATLLTSDIDEYDRPFITGERTPEGYYRVRNGLEAAIARGLAYAPYADLLWFETSTPDLDEARQFAEAIHKEYPGKLLAYNCSPSFNWKRHLDDETIAKFQRELGAMGYKFQFITLAGWHLLNYHTFQLARDYDQRDMAAYVELQQAEFAAEKDGYTATRHQREVGTGYFDTVLTTITGGEASTAALHGSTEAEQFH from the coding sequence ATGGTGCGCCCAACGATGGAACAACAAATTGCCGAACTTGAATACCGCTGGCAAACCGACCCCCGCTGGCAGGGCATTAAACGCAACTACACCGCCGAGGACGTTGTCCGCCTGCGCACATCGCTGCCTATCGAATACTCGCTGGCACGCTATGGCGCGGAACGCCTGTGGAACATGCTGCAAACCGAGCCCTACGTGCACACCTTTGGCGCCGTCACGGGCGCGCAAGCGGTGCAAATGGTCAAGGCGGGGTTGAAATCCATCTACCTGAGCGGCTGGCAAACCGCCGCCGACGCGAACCTGGCGGGGCAAACCTACCCCGACCAGAGCCTCTACCCGTCCAACAGTGTGCCCACACTCGTGCGCCGCTTCAACAACGCCCTCATGCGCGCCGACCAGATTCACCGCATTGAAGGCGACACCTCGATTGACTGGTACGTGCCCATTGTCGCCGACGCCGAAGCGGGGTTTGGTGGTCCATTGCATGCGTTTGAGCTGATGAAAGCGATGATTGAAGCCGGAGCCGCTGGTGTTCACTTTGAAGACCAGCTGGCGGCGGAAAAGAAGTGCGGCCACCTGGGTGGCAAGGTGCTGGTGCCCACATCGCAATTCATCCGCGTGCTCACAGCGGCGCGGTTGGCGGCTGACGTACTGGACGTGCCGACGGTGCTCATCGCGCGCACCGACGCCCTGAGCGCCACCCTGCTCACAAGCGACATTGACGAATACGACCGCCCCTTCATCACCGGCGAACGCACACCCGAAGGCTACTACCGCGTGCGCAACGGTCTCGAAGCCGCCATCGCCCGTGGGTTGGCATACGCCCCCTACGCCGACCTGCTCTGGTTTGAAACATCCACACCCGACCTGGACGAAGCGCGCCAATTCGCCGAAGCCATTCACAAGGAGTATCCGGGCAAACTGCTGGCGTACAACTGCTCGCCCTCCTTCAACTGGAAGCGCCATTTGGATGACGAGACCATCGCCAAGTTCCAGCGCGAATTGGGCGCGATGGGCTACAAGTTCCAGTTCATCACGCTGGCGGGGTGGCACCTGCTCAACTACCACACCTTCCAACTGGCGCGCGACTACGACCAGCGCGACATGGCCGCCTACGTGGAACTGCAACAAGCCGAATTTGCCGCCGAAAAAGACGGCTACACCGCAACGCGCCACCAGCGCGAAGTGGGCACCGGCTATTTCGACACCGTGCTCACCACGATTACCGGCGGCGAAGCCTCAACCGCAGCCCTGCACGGCTCGACCGAAGCCGAGCAATTCCACTAA
- a CDS encoding redoxin domain-containing protein, translated as MRDEPLPNTDPLDKHPLIRAPELAGGIWLDETPRSLHDLLARGPLLLDFWDFSCVNCVRTLPYLAAWYERYHPLGLNVVGVHTPEFAFGRDPEVVRRAADDLDIPYPVLLDPDRTLWYAYAVKAWPTLFLIDRAGRIRYTHVGEGGYTTTERAIQALLREDQPTLALPEPLAPLRPGDREGAVCYPTTPELYAGWAHGRLGHADDWQRDQVHHFTDPLAHEEGVLYFQGAWRPTVEYAEFVGEEGHVRVCYRAAELNAVMASLTGEPIRVFILQNGEPLHFADAGEDVIVDADYGSYVLVREPRMYNLVNNPDYGVFEVRLVPARRGLALYAFSFVPCTRPTEG; from the coding sequence ATGCGCGACGAGCCATTGCCGAACACCGACCCGCTGGACAAACACCCCCTCATCCGCGCCCCTGAACTGGCGGGCGGTATCTGGCTGGATGAAACGCCCCGCTCACTGCACGACCTGCTGGCGCGTGGTCCGCTCTTGCTCGATTTCTGGGATTTCTCGTGCGTCAATTGCGTGCGCACGCTTCCTTATCTCGCCGCCTGGTATGAACGCTATCACCCGCTCGGCTTGAACGTGGTCGGTGTGCATACGCCCGAATTTGCATTCGGGCGCGACCCTGAGGTGGTGCGCCGCGCCGCCGACGACCTGGATATTCCCTACCCCGTCCTGCTCGACCCAGACCGCACGCTCTGGTATGCCTACGCCGTCAAAGCCTGGCCGACGCTCTTCCTGATTGACCGGGCGGGGCGTATTCGCTACACCCACGTGGGCGAAGGGGGCTACACCACCACCGAGCGCGCCATTCAAGCGCTCTTGCGCGAAGACCAGCCCACGCTCGCTTTGCCCGAACCGCTTGCCCCCTTGCGTCCCGGCGACCGCGAAGGGGCGGTGTGCTACCCCACCACGCCCGAACTCTACGCCGGCTGGGCGCATGGGCGGTTGGGGCATGCCGACGATTGGCAGCGCGACCAGGTGCACCACTTCACCGACCCACTCGCGCATGAAGAGGGCGTGCTCTATTTTCAGGGCGCTTGGCGTCCCACGGTGGAATACGCCGAATTTGTGGGCGAAGAAGGACATGTGCGCGTCTGCTACCGCGCCGCCGAACTCAACGCCGTCATGGCGTCGCTGACGGGCGAGCCCATTCGCGTGTTCATCCTGCAAAATGGCGAACCCCTGCACTTTGCCGACGCGGGCGAAGATGTCATCGTGGACGCCGACTATGGCTCCTATGTGCTTGTGCGCGAACCGCGCATGTACAACCTGGTGAACAACCCCGACTACGGTGTTTTCGAGGTGCGGCTTGTTCCCGCGCGGCGCGGGTTGGCGCTTTACGCCTTTTCGTTCGTTCCCTGCACACGTCCCACAGAGGGGTGA
- a CDS encoding adenylosuccinate synthase, with the protein MPGTAIIGAQWGDEGKGKITHLLSGQADVVVRFSGGPNAGHTVVHEGQTFKLHQIPSGVLYPHVYAYMGNGMVIDPDELLREMQALRDANVDLSRLVLSGNAHLIFPYHRLLDRAVESARGDRAIGTTGRGIGPAYTDKAARRGIRARDLLLDDAVLAERLENALLFANAILSGVLQQPPVALDDMLDKARRWRDALADFIGDAFAPVHAALQAGQSVLFEGAQGTLLDLDHGTYPYVTSSHPTTGGVLTGAGVGVRDIQRVIGVVKAFQTRVGGGPMPTELHGEEAVRLRGTGANPWDEFGTTTGRPRRVGWLDGVALRYSAQLNGLTELAITKLDILSGLERIPVAVAYELDGERLDAYPAQIEGLERCRPIYETVPGWQEDITNARTWDDLPQAARDYLRFIEDLAGAPVTIVSVGPGSEQTIWREA; encoded by the coding sequence ATGCCCGGAACAGCCATTATCGGCGCCCAATGGGGCGATGAAGGCAAAGGCAAAATCACCCACCTGCTCTCAGGACAAGCCGATGTCGTGGTGCGCTTCAGCGGTGGTCCCAACGCGGGGCACACCGTCGTGCACGAAGGGCAAACGTTCAAACTGCACCAGATTCCCAGCGGCGTGCTCTACCCTCACGTCTACGCCTACATGGGCAACGGCATGGTGATTGACCCCGACGAACTCTTGCGCGAAATGCAAGCGCTTCGCGACGCCAACGTAGACCTGAGCCGCCTGGTGCTGAGCGGCAACGCCCACCTCATCTTCCCCTACCACCGCCTGCTCGACCGCGCGGTTGAATCGGCGCGCGGCGACCGCGCCATTGGCACGACGGGGCGCGGCATTGGTCCCGCCTACACCGACAAAGCCGCACGGCGCGGCATTCGCGCGCGCGACCTACTGCTCGACGACGCCGTGCTCGCCGAACGCCTGGAAAACGCCCTGCTCTTTGCCAACGCCATCCTCAGCGGCGTGTTGCAACAGCCCCCCGTCGCGCTCGACGACATGCTCGACAAAGCCCGCCGATGGCGCGACGCCCTGGCGGATTTCATCGGCGACGCCTTCGCCCCCGTTCACGCCGCCTTGCAAGCGGGGCAATCGGTGCTCTTTGAAGGCGCACAAGGCACACTCCTGGACCTCGACCACGGCACGTATCCCTACGTCACCAGCAGCCACCCCACCACGGGCGGCGTCCTCACCGGCGCCGGCGTCGGGGTGCGCGACATCCAGCGCGTGATTGGCGTGGTCAAAGCCTTTCAAACGCGCGTGGGGGGTGGTCCCATGCCCACCGAACTCCACGGCGAAGAAGCCGTGCGCTTGCGCGGCACGGGCGCCAACCCCTGGGACGAATTCGGCACCACCACCGGCCGCCCCCGCCGCGTCGGCTGGCTCGACGGCGTCGCCCTGCGGTACAGCGCCCAACTCAACGGGCTGACGGAACTTGCCATCACCAAACTGGACATCCTCTCCGGGCTGGAACGTATTCCCGTGGCGGTCGCCTACGAACTGGACGGCGAGCGCCTCGACGCTTACCCCGCCCAGATTGAGGGGCTGGAACGCTGCCGCCCCATCTACGAAACTGTGCCCGGCTGGCAGGAAGACATCACCAACGCACGCACCTGGGACGACCTGCCCCAAGCCGCCCGCGACTATCTGCGCTTCATCGAAGACCTTGCCGGCGCACCGGTGACCATCGTCTCAGTCGGACCCGGCTCCGAACAGACCATCTGGCGCGAGGCGTAA
- a CDS encoding glycosyltransferase family 87 protein, whose translation MASAAGETQASIHRWWRLYAAALVGTVPLLALFIMAHRMPGFRLGPGDFAMFYTGATLVRETPAALYDLDTQTHVQQTLLAPYGWTYTNGLLPFNYPPFVAVLLQWIARFPLPTAYFIWLAMNIAALLALIGYTHAPSRLLFAWLLLLWPITWMVLLQGQPSIWLALFLAAGWCHWRRGHAIAAGLWWAGLAIKPQFAVLVWLWVVWQRQQRLLAGLAVGLGGLLLLTLFSTGWQSLLDWGRMLLFTAQTNGAYGIAPTLMPNVRGMLFTLGIPAPWVWGVWGLAAVGMLSLLVRLWQHAPAETAFAGTVIATLLLTPHSFLHDLVLLTAIAPLVWERAAAHARTATILLLATHALAFINVFTRSPLLVSVLWGGVLCAWGWLVLKQAERTPRAAHL comes from the coding sequence ATGGCAAGCGCCGCGGGGGAAACACAGGCGTCCATCCACCGCTGGTGGCGGCTCTATGCCGCGGCGCTTGTCGGCACAGTGCCGCTGCTGGCACTCTTCATCATGGCGCACCGCATGCCCGGTTTCCGCTTGGGGCCGGGCGATTTTGCTATGTTCTACACAGGCGCCACACTTGTGCGCGAAACCCCCGCCGCACTGTATGACCTCGATACCCAAACCCATGTGCAACAAACCTTGCTCGCCCCCTACGGCTGGACCTACACAAACGGGTTGCTTCCGTTCAACTACCCGCCATTTGTGGCGGTGCTGTTGCAATGGATAGCCCGCTTTCCGCTCCCCACCGCCTATTTCATCTGGCTGGCGATGAACATCGCCGCCCTGCTGGCGCTCATCGGCTACACCCATGCGCCCTCGCGCCTGCTGTTTGCCTGGCTTCTGCTGTTGTGGCCTATCACCTGGATGGTCCTTCTGCAAGGGCAACCCAGTATCTGGCTGGCGCTGTTTCTGGCGGCGGGCTGGTGCCACTGGCGGCGCGGGCACGCAATTGCCGCCGGGCTCTGGTGGGCGGGGCTTGCCATCAAACCCCAATTTGCCGTGCTCGTCTGGCTCTGGGTGGTGTGGCAGCGCCAACAGCGCCTGTTGGCGGGGCTCGCCGTGGGGCTGGGCGGCTTGCTCCTGCTGACACTGTTCAGCACAGGCTGGCAAAGCCTGCTCGATTGGGGGCGCATGCTCCTCTTCACCGCCCAAACAAATGGCGCATACGGCATCGCCCCGACGCTCATGCCCAACGTGCGCGGCATGCTCTTCACCCTCGGCATCCCCGCCCCGTGGGTGTGGGGCGTGTGGGGGCTTGCCGCCGTGGGCATGCTCAGCCTGCTGGTGCGCCTGTGGCAACACGCCCCGGCGGAAACCGCCTTCGCCGGAACCGTCATCGCCACCCTGCTCCTCACCCCGCACAGTTTCCTGCACGACCTGGTCTTGCTGACCGCCATCGCCCCCCTGGTGTGGGAACGCGCCGCCGCGCACGCCCGCACGGCGACCATCCTCTTGCTCGCCACCCACGCGCTGGCGTTCATCAACGTGTTTACCCGAAGCCCGCTCCTCGTTTCCGTCCTGTGGGGTGGCGTACTCTGTGCGTGGGGGTGGCTCGTCCTCAAACAGGCTGAGCGCACGCCACGCGCGGCGCATCTGTGA
- the glpX gene encoding class II fructose-bisphosphatase, whose translation MSQSAERRAPDRNLALELVRVTEAAAMAAARWQGRGDKNGADQAAVDAMRFMLSTVQMDGVIIIGEGEKDEAPMLYNGERVGNGEPPEVDVAVDPIDGTRLLSLGRSNALSVVAISERGTMFDPGKIVYMNKIAVGPEAKDVIDIEAPPRENLRRIAKAKGMAIEDLTVVILDRPRHQDLIREVRETGARIRLITDGDVAGAIMTGLPGTGVDVLMGIGGTPEGVIAAAALKCLGGGIEGKLWPRNDEERAWAEEHGYDLKQVLGINDLVKGDNVFFAATGITNGELLRGVRYFSGGARTHSLVMRSKSGTIRYIDSIHRWEKLSKISDIAYAPASHVDEPW comes from the coding sequence ATGTCCCAATCAGCCGAACGTCGCGCACCCGACCGCAACCTGGCGCTCGAACTGGTCCGCGTGACCGAAGCCGCCGCCATGGCTGCCGCTCGCTGGCAGGGGCGTGGCGACAAGAATGGCGCCGACCAAGCCGCTGTGGACGCCATGCGCTTCATGCTGAGTACCGTGCAAATGGACGGTGTCATCATCATCGGCGAAGGCGAAAAGGACGAAGCCCCGATGCTCTACAACGGCGAGCGCGTCGGGAATGGTGAACCCCCCGAAGTGGATGTTGCGGTGGACCCCATTGACGGCACGCGCTTGCTCTCTCTGGGGCGCTCGAACGCGCTTAGCGTGGTGGCGATTAGCGAACGCGGCACCATGTTCGACCCCGGCAAAATTGTGTACATGAACAAAATCGCTGTTGGCCCCGAAGCCAAGGATGTGATTGACATTGAAGCCCCGCCGCGCGAAAACCTGCGCCGCATTGCCAAAGCCAAGGGCATGGCTATCGAAGACCTCACCGTCGTCATTCTCGACCGCCCACGCCATCAGGACCTCATCCGCGAAGTACGTGAAACAGGCGCGCGTATTCGCCTCATCACCGACGGCGACGTCGCGGGGGCGATTATGACGGGGTTGCCCGGCACCGGCGTGGACGTGCTCATGGGCATTGGCGGGACGCCAGAGGGCGTTATAGCGGCTGCCGCGCTCAAATGCCTGGGCGGTGGTATCGAAGGCAAACTCTGGCCGCGCAACGATGAAGAACGCGCCTGGGCGGAAGAACATGGCTATGACTTGAAGCAGGTGTTGGGCATCAACGACCTGGTCAAAGGTGATAACGTCTTCTTTGCGGCGACGGGCATCACCAACGGCGAATTGTTGCGTGGGGTGCGCTACTTCAGTGGTGGGGCGCGCACGCACTCGCTTGTCATGCGTTCCAAGAGCGGCACCATCCGCTACATTGACTCCATTCACCGCTGGGAAAAACTCTCCAAAATCAGCGATATCGCTTACGCGCCGGCGTCGCATGTGGATGAACCATGGTAA
- a CDS encoding GNAT family N-acetyltransferase codes for MEHPPMADEQTYRDVSALLIHPAELDDIAACLALDRSYTTNEVWQMVLEPRQGLATLGVRFHAVRLTREVRHPYPRPDEELRALWQHDISDVLVARLGDEVVGFVDMRALVDRGCVWVHNLVVHAPFRRRGIGRQLVEAAAEWGRERGFRRFIFETPTKNGGAFQFFFAIGAEFTGFQDRYYSNQDIAVFFEYRV; via the coding sequence ATGGAGCATCCGCCCATGGCAGACGAACAGACGTATCGCGACGTTTCAGCGTTGCTCATTCATCCCGCCGAACTGGATGACATTGCGGCTTGCCTGGCGCTGGATCGTTCCTACACGACCAATGAAGTCTGGCAAATGGTGCTCGAACCGCGCCAGGGGTTGGCGACGTTGGGCGTGCGCTTTCACGCCGTGCGCCTGACCCGCGAAGTACGCCACCCCTACCCCCGCCCCGATGAGGAGTTGCGGGCGCTCTGGCAGCATGATATCTCCGACGTGCTGGTCGCGCGCCTGGGCGATGAGGTGGTGGGCTTTGTGGACATGCGCGCCCTGGTGGACCGCGGATGTGTCTGGGTGCACAACCTGGTGGTGCATGCGCCGTTTCGTCGGCGCGGCATTGGGCGGCAACTGGTCGAAGCCGCCGCCGAATGGGGGCGCGAACGGGGATTTCGCCGCTTCATTTTTGAGACGCCTACCAAAAATGGGGGCGCGTTCCAGTTTTTCTTTGCCATTGGCGCAGAGTTCACCGGTTTTCAAGACCGCTATTACAGCAATCAGGATATTGCTGTCTTTTTTGAATATCGTGTCTGA
- a CDS encoding MFS transporter has translation MAMVLSQQGRFRQWLSRLGLATREHIAWALYDWANSAFATTIMAAVLPIYYSTVAAADLPPNIASAYWGYTTAAALALIAFFSPILGAVADYMGAKKRFLALFVAVGALFSALLALVGQGDWLLASLIFIVANVAFAGANIFYDALLPSIASEEVIDRVSAAGYALGYLGGGLLLLLNVAWILQPSLFGIPDTTTATRLAFVSVGLWWALFSVPLFRYVPEPTRRLAHDEPVRGNPIKLGWARLLRTAREISKYRQLLLFLVAFWLYGDGIGTIIKMATIYGTEIGIGQSDLISALVLTQFAGIPFTFAFGWLASRLGTKRAIAVGLLVYTLISIGGFFMEKAWHFWVLALAVATVQGGTQALSRSLFSLMVPRSLASEFFGFFSVFAKFAGVLGPFLFGLIASLAGTSRLSILSLIVFFLGGLVVLAFVDVDEGHRVALEVDAHYHPAA, from the coding sequence ATGGCAATGGTGCTCTCACAACAGGGACGTTTTCGGCAATGGCTGAGCCGCCTGGGATTGGCGACGCGCGAGCATATCGCGTGGGCGCTTTACGACTGGGCGAATTCCGCCTTTGCGACCACGATCATGGCGGCGGTGCTTCCGATTTATTACAGCACCGTCGCTGCCGCCGACCTGCCGCCTAACATTGCCAGCGCCTACTGGGGCTATACCACCGCCGCCGCATTGGCGCTCATTGCCTTCTTCTCGCCCATTCTGGGCGCTGTCGCCGATTACATGGGCGCAAAAAAGCGCTTTCTGGCGCTCTTTGTGGCGGTGGGGGCGCTCTTTTCCGCCTTGCTGGCGTTGGTCGGGCAGGGGGATTGGTTGCTGGCGTCGCTCATCTTCATCGTGGCGAATGTGGCGTTTGCCGGCGCCAACATTTTCTATGACGCCCTCTTGCCCTCTATTGCCAGTGAAGAAGTGATTGACCGCGTCTCAGCGGCGGGCTACGCACTGGGCTACCTGGGTGGCGGTTTGCTGCTTTTGCTGAATGTCGCCTGGATTTTGCAGCCTTCTCTCTTCGGCATCCCCGACACCACCACGGCAACCCGTCTCGCGTTTGTGAGTGTGGGGCTTTGGTGGGCGCTTTTCTCCGTCCCCTTGTTCCGCTACGTGCCCGAGCCAACGCGTCGTTTGGCGCACGACGAGCCGGTGCGCGGCAATCCCATCAAATTGGGGTGGGCGCGCCTGCTGAGGACGGCGCGCGAAATCAGCAAGTATCGCCAATTGCTCCTTTTCCTGGTGGCGTTCTGGCTGTATGGCGACGGCATTGGCACCATCATCAAGATGGCGACGATTTACGGCACCGAGATTGGCATTGGGCAAAGCGACCTGATTAGCGCGCTGGTGCTGACGCAATTTGCCGGCATCCCCTTCACTTTTGCCTTTGGCTGGCTGGCGTCGCGGCTGGGCACCAAACGCGCCATTGCCGTCGGGTTGCTTGTGTACACGCTGATTTCGATTGGCGGCTTCTTCATGGAAAAAGCGTGGCATTTTTGGGTTTTGGCGCTGGCGGTCGCGACGGTGCAAGGCGGCACGCAAGCATTGTCGCGCTCGCTGTTCAGCCTGATGGTGCCGCGCTCGCTCGCCTCGGAATTCTTCGGCTTTTTCAGCGTCTTCGCCAAATTCGCGGGGGTGCTCGGCCCGTTCCTTTTCGGTCTGATTGCCAGCCTGGCGGGCACCAGCCGCTTGAGCATTTTATCGCTGATTGTGTTCTTCCTTGGCGGGCTGGTCGTCTTGGCGTTTGTAGATGTGGATGAGGGGCATCGCGTGGCGTTGGAGGTGGACGCGCACTACCACCCCGCCGCGTAA